A genomic segment from Diospyros lotus cultivar Yz01 chromosome 5, ASM1463336v1, whole genome shotgun sequence encodes:
- the LOC127802594 gene encoding YTH domain-containing protein ECT1, translating to MAGEKEIEKSEAVAAELKSDTSKLAEQTVASRKDGTSSISSSVGATSSINGETAQELVAEHDVHYPPTSCYDYYYPGYNGTFSQVDNHNYFNAGAGSYTGFQSDNGSLVYYLPGYNPYGTGSFVGADGQQQYYSSQGYLQHPVSHGSEAMSCYSGDSTYVGNVGNGTTGSSGKAKPIHGSSASMKADSCNSKKLSSTIAGKYSTMSFDSKPRKSTMQSMPVLEGQNLKTFGKLGGGYQSASVGKGYNPVGKFSSYMNQNPGFFMHNSPMNHRAYGRGWSGNNRTRDRRGEFNASSELTRGPRAQSGSNLSNSSAGQELLRETTVWGDQYNLEEFQTEYENAKFFVIKSYSEDDVHKSIKYDVWSSTPNGNRKLDAAFHDAKGKASETGTQCPVFLFFSVNASGQFVGVAEMVGPVDFNKDMDFWQLDKWNGFFPVKWHIVKDVPNTQLLHIILENNENKPVTHSRDTQEIGLKEGVEMLNIFKSYAAKTSMLNDLSFYEDREKLLQAKRSNKVASLRTEVYGSSQTYQKQLKPGGRTSGEAADRMDSSSDPAASLVNLTKNLSLNPQLLK from the exons ATGGCTGGTgagaaagaaattgagaaat CTGAAGCAGTGGCTGCTGAATTGAAGTCAGACACCTCTAAATTAGCTGAGCAAACTGTG GCTTCTCGAAAAGATGGAACATCATCTATTTCGTCCTCAGTGGGTGCTACATCTAGCATTAATGGTGAGACAGCTCAAGAGTTAGTAGCAGAACACGATGTTCATTATCCACCTACAAGCTGTTATGACTATTATTACCCAG GGTATAACGGGACCTTTTCTCAAGTGGACAaccataattattttaatgCTGGAGCTGGTTCTTATACG GGTTTCCAATCAGACAATGGTTCACTTGTTTATTATCTGCCTGGTTACAATCCTTATGGTACAGGTTCTTTTGTGGGTGCTGATGGGCAACAGCAATACTATTCTTCACAAGGGTATCTTCAGCACCCTGTTTCTCATGGGTCAGAAGCAATGTCATGTTATTCAGGGGATTCTACATATGTTGGAAATGTAGGCAATGGGACCACTGGTTCATCTGGGAAGGCCAAACCTATTCATGGTTCTAGTGCTTCAATGAAGGCTGATAGTTGTAACTCCAAAAAATTAAGTAGCACAATTGCTGGAAAGTATTCAACAATGTCATTTGattcaaaaccaagaaaatcTACCATGCAATCTATGCCTGTCCTTGAAGGTCAAAATCTTAAAACATTTGGCAAG TTAGGCGGTGGTTATCAATCGGCCAGTGTTGGGAAGGGGTACAACCCTGTTGGTAAATTCTCATCATATATGAATCAAAATCCGGGCTTTTTTATGCACAATAGTCCAATGAATCACCGAGCTTATGGTAGGGGATGGAGTGGGAACAACAGAACAAGAGACAGACGTGGAGAGTTTAATGCTTCGTCTGAGCTAACGCGTGGTCCAAGGGCCCAGAGTGGGTCTAATCTTTCAAATTCTTCAGCAGGTCAAGAACTGCTGAGGGAGACCACTGTTTGGGGGGATCAATATAACCTAGAAGAATTCCAAACTGAGTATGAAAATGCAAAGTTTTTTGTCATAAAGTCATATAGTGAAGATGATGTGCATAAGTCCATTAAGTATGACGTTTGGTCAAGCACTCCAAACGGTAATAGGAAATTAGATGCTGCTTTCCATGATGCAAAAGGAAAAGCAAGTGAAACAGGCACACAATGTCCAGTCTTCCTCTTTTTTTCA GTGAATGCAAGTGGACAATTTGTTGGTGTTGCTGAGATGGTTGGGCCAGTGGACTTCAATAAAGATATGGATTTTTGGCAGCTTGACAAGTGGAATGGTTTCTTCCCGGTGAAGTGGCATATAGTTAAGGATGTCCCAAATACTCAGCTGCTGCACATTATCCTTGAAAACAATGAGAACAAGCCTGTCACTCATAGCAGGGACACTCAGGAG ATTGGACTAAAGGAAGGAGTAGAAATGCTCAATATTTTCAAGAGTTATGCTGCGAAGACATCTATGTTGAATGATCTCAGCTTCTATGAGGACCGTGAGAAGTTGCTTCAAGCTAAAAGGAGCAACAAAGTAGCCTCCCTTCGAACTGAGGTCTATGGAAGTAGTCAAACCTAC CAGAAGCAGCTTAAACCAGGAGGAAGGACAAGCGGAGAAGCAGCAGATAGGATGGACAGTTCCTCTGACCCGGCTGCTTCCCTCGTCAATCTGACCAAAAATCTCTCCCTCAACCCTCAGCTGCTGAAGTGA